Part of the Streptomyces sp. NBC_01353 genome, CATCCTCCCCCTTCCGCGCGCGTGACTGGTACGTCATGGCTGAACCGTGCACCGAAGTGCACGGTTCGCGTTCTGTTGCACCGGGTCCCCACCTGGTGCGTGTGGTGTCGCTCGGGGCCGCTCAAAGCCTTTCGCTACGGGTCGTAGCGTAACTCTCTCGCCCGATCGATGGACAGATCTGACCGGTGAACTGGCTCACATCACGCGACTCTGGCGCAATACCTACCGGCGGGTATGGTCGATCCCCATGTGTAGCCGCACCAGTTCCCGCAGCCGTACCGGACGCCCCCGCAGCGTCGCGGCCGATGCCGCGATCCTCGAGGCGACCCGTGCCGCCCTGGTCGAACTGGGCTGGTCCAAGCTGACGATGGGCGATGTGGCCGGCCGGGCGGGGGTCGCCAAGACCACGCTCTACCGGCGCTGGGCGAGCAAGAACGAGCTGGTCGTGGACGCCGTCGCCGTCCTCTTCGACGAACTCGAACTCCCGGACCTCGGCTCCCTCCAGGCCGACATCGAGAACGTGGTGCTGCAGTTCGCCGCGCTGCTCCAGCGGCCGGAGACGAAGACGGCCCTGATGGCGGTGGTGGCGGAGTCCACCCGTGACGAGCCGCTGCGCGAGCGCATCCGCAGCTCCATCGTCGACCGGCAGAAGCGGCTGGTTCTGGAGGGTCGCCAGCGCGCCCAGGAGCGCGGCGAACTCCCCACCGACCGGGACCCGGTGTCGATCGACGACACCGACGACCTGATCTTCGACGTGATAGCGGGCGCGGTGGTCCACCGCGCCCTGGTGAGCGCGGAACCGGTCGACGAGGCCTGGGTCCAGCGCTTCACCGCCCTCCTGATCGGCGGCCTGGGCGCGGCGGCGGCCACACCCTAGGGTGACGGTCGTGACGATCACTCTGAACAGCGCCGTACGCGCGCTTCTGGACGACATCAACCCGGCGATCCTGGGCACCGTCCACCCCGACGGCTCTCCGCAGACCTCGGTGGTCTGGGTGGCCAGGGAAGGTGACGAGCTGTTGATCTCCACCCAGGACGGCCGCCGCAAGGTGCGCAACATCCGGGCCGATCCGCGGGTCAGCCTGATCGTGTACGACCGCAAGGACCCCCAGCTGTACGCCGAGATACGGGGCACGGCCACGGTCGCCGAGGACGTGGGCCGGGCCGTCGCGGTCGCGATGGAGGAGCGCTACGAGGGTCCGGGCGCCGGCCAGGAGTACCTCGACCTGCCGCCGGAGGTCGTACGGGTGGTCGTGCGGATCACGCCGACGAAGGTCCTCGGTACGGCCGCGAAGTAGTCGAAGCGGAAGGGGCGGTACGGGACTTCCCGTACCGCCCC contains:
- a CDS encoding TetR/AcrR family transcriptional regulator, translating into MCSRTSSRSRTGRPRSVAADAAILEATRAALVELGWSKLTMGDVAGRAGVAKTTLYRRWASKNELVVDAVAVLFDELELPDLGSLQADIENVVLQFAALLQRPETKTALMAVVAESTRDEPLRERIRSSIVDRQKRLVLEGRQRAQERGELPTDRDPVSIDDTDDLIFDVIAGAVVHRALVSAEPVDEAWVQRFTALLIGGLGAAAATP
- a CDS encoding PPOX class F420-dependent oxidoreductase is translated as MTITLNSAVRALLDDINPAILGTVHPDGSPQTSVVWVAREGDELLISTQDGRRKVRNIRADPRVSLIVYDRKDPQLYAEIRGTATVAEDVGRAVAVAMEERYEGPGAGQEYLDLPPEVVRVVVRITPTKVLGTAAK